The Spinacia oleracea cultivar Varoflay chromosome 2, BTI_SOV_V1, whole genome shotgun sequence DNA segment ataaataattatctactttttcctttcccaaaacaaaaacattcccaatcattttttttttggcaagcaaaCAAGCAATATATTAATCAACAGAAAGGGATATTACACCCTAGCCAGGAAGGAGCCAAAGGAATAAACCAAAGGACCAAACCTGCAGCAACTACAGCTTAACAACCTGAGCTTAATACAACACATGAGCCCTCACAAGGCCCTAAACCAATCATGGTCTATTCTGCTAACAGTTTTCCCTAGCAAGTTTTGAATCCTATGCCTAGTGTCAAACTGGATAGTCTTCAAGATAAACTGTTTAGTAGGGACATGATGATTCCACACAGCATCATTCCTTGCCTTCCAAATCTGATAGACAAGACCAGCCAAAGCAGTGAAGATGACCTTCCTTCTGAACTCTTTCTTACGGTACCTCCTTACCCACATAAAGACTTGAGTAAGATTAGTCTTGGTCACAGTATAACCAAGCCAATTCAGAACCAACTGTAAACAGTCAGTGCTGAATGTGCATTCAAAGAACAGATGGGAACAGGTTTCCACAACTGAGCCACAAATAGCACAACTGGGATCATCCCCCACACCAATCTTAAATAACCTTGCCCTAGTTTTCAGTCTGTCTAGGAGGGCCAACCAAAGAGTGAACCTGTGCTTTGGAACTGAAAATCTATTCCAAACAAATCTGTGCCAATGTACTTTTGGTTGTTGAGTACATAATCCACCATAGATGTTCTTAATAGAATAATTGGGATCAGTCAACCACTGAGTGGAAGCAAGAGCTTCAGTAATACTGTTTTTCACCTTGCAAATGTATCTGATAGCACTACTGGCAGCTAGAGTGGGAGTGAACTACTGCCA contains these protein-coding regions:
- the LOC110787916 gene encoding uncharacterized protein encodes the protein MIGNVNSVLMNICVYWGQIFLLPKRITQKITAICRSFLWFGTYDESRPGSVVWDHLCNHKDQGGLGFRNISLWNQAAVGKLAWAISQKQDNLWFTPTLAASSAIRYICKVKNSITEALASTQWLTDPNYSIKNIYGGLCTQQPKVHWHRFVWNRFSVPKHRFTLWLALLDRLKTRARLFKIGVGDDPSCAICGSVVETCSHLFFECTFSTDCLQLVLNWLGYTVTKTNLTQVFMWVRRYRKKEFRRKVIFTALAGLVYQIWKARNDAVWNHHVPTKQFILKTIQFDTRHRIQNLLGKTVSRIDHDWFRAL